One genomic window of Paenisporosarcina antarctica includes the following:
- a CDS encoding AI-2E family transporter: protein MAKKLWFQLGVGIILALIIIRMFIEVKGIFSPLVIIGQTIFLPLLLGGILFYLTRPALVFLESRKWPRWTSILAIFIAIIFALWLFVALIGPALTKQVNALVNDAPELVIGLENIADYIIDQKSRLPLFIEESIDGQSANINETAQGFGTWVIEMIQSFLRGIFLLVLVPFFLVYLLKDHEKFAPFIASFFRGERKTWIRKTLRDIDITLKSYIQGQLLVSIAVGVMLLIGYLIVGLEYALILAVFGMLMNVIPFIGPFISVIPAIIIGYIQEPQLAIYVAIIMLIAQQIESNLISPNVMGRVLHIHPLTIITVILAAGNIAGLWGVILSIPTYAVIKTIVKNVYARGSEIKEVATASVDDE, encoded by the coding sequence TTGGCTAAAAAGCTTTGGTTTCAACTAGGAGTAGGTATAATACTTGCCTTAATTATTATCAGGATGTTTATTGAAGTGAAAGGGATTTTTTCACCGCTTGTGATTATCGGACAAACAATATTCTTGCCATTATTACTAGGGGGTATTTTATTCTACTTAACCAGACCAGCACTGGTGTTTTTAGAGTCTAGAAAATGGCCAAGGTGGACAAGTATATTGGCTATCTTTATTGCCATTATCTTTGCTTTATGGTTGTTCGTGGCTTTGATTGGTCCCGCCCTTACGAAACAGGTGAATGCCCTTGTTAATGACGCACCTGAACTCGTTATAGGCTTAGAAAACATAGCTGATTACATAATTGATCAAAAAAGCCGATTACCATTATTTATTGAAGAATCTATTGATGGTCAATCTGCAAATATTAATGAGACAGCACAAGGATTCGGTACTTGGGTAATTGAGATGATCCAAAGTTTTTTACGAGGTATATTTTTATTAGTATTGGTCCCATTTTTCCTAGTCTATTTATTAAAAGACCACGAAAAATTTGCACCGTTTATTGCGAGTTTCTTTAGAGGAGAACGTAAAACGTGGATTCGTAAGACTTTGAGAGACATCGATATTACATTGAAATCTTACATTCAAGGTCAACTTTTAGTTAGCATAGCTGTTGGAGTGATGTTGCTCATTGGCTATTTAATAGTTGGTCTTGAATATGCATTGATCCTCGCTGTTTTTGGAATGCTTATGAACGTCATTCCTTTCATTGGTCCATTTATTTCAGTAATTCCTGCAATTATCATAGGATATATTCAAGAGCCACAACTTGCCATTTATGTAGCTATTATTATGCTTATTGCGCAACAAATTGAGAGTAATTTAATTTCACCAAATGTAATGGGGAGAGTTCTACATATTCATCCATTAACAATTATTACGGTAATTTTAGCTGCAGGAAATATTGCTGGGTTATGGGGTGTAATTTTATCAATTCCGACATATGCAGTCATTAAAACAATTGTTAAGAACGTATATGCGAGAGGCTCAGAAATTAAGGAAGTGGCAACAGCAAGCGTAGATGACGAGTGA
- the pepT gene encoding peptidase T has protein sequence MQETLIERLVRYAKINTQSDAESTTCPSTPGQWDLLFELEKELASIGMEDISLDENGYLFATLPSNTENELPTIGFLAHVDTATDYTGKNVNPLRIDCYKGGDIRLNDETVMSPNDFPELNNYLGHTLITTDGTTLLGADNKAGIAEIMTAMEFLLSNPHIKHGKLRIGFTPDEEIGRGPHKFDVEKFDAKYAYTMDGGPLGELQSESFNAASAKVNTYGTSVHPGSAKNKMVNALTIAMMFQSHMPADEVPEKTEGYEGFIHLMNFSGDVEEAKLSYIIRDFDRNKFAAKKGLFDDIASKIKEQYGENAISVELNDQYFNMGEKIEPVKEILDIAHEAMTNLSIKPLVLPIRGGTDGSQLSYMGLPTPNIFTGGENYHGKYEYISVDNMERATKVIIEMVQLFDRQA, from the coding sequence ATGCAAGAAACATTAATTGAACGGCTCGTCCGCTATGCCAAAATAAATACACAATCAGACGCTGAAAGTACTACATGTCCTTCCACTCCTGGTCAATGGGATTTACTGTTTGAACTAGAAAAAGAATTAGCTTCTATTGGAATGGAAGATATCTCATTAGATGAGAATGGCTACTTATTTGCTACATTGCCTTCAAATACAGAAAATGAACTGCCGACAATAGGTTTTTTAGCTCATGTCGATACCGCAACAGATTATACAGGAAAAAATGTGAACCCTCTGCGCATCGATTGCTATAAAGGTGGAGATATTCGCCTAAACGATGAAACGGTTATGTCGCCAAACGACTTTCCTGAGCTTAACAATTACTTAGGACACACCTTAATTACAACGGATGGCACGACGTTACTTGGTGCTGACAATAAAGCGGGTATTGCTGAAATAATGACCGCAATGGAGTTTTTACTTAGTAATCCACATATTAAACACGGAAAACTTCGAATTGGTTTCACACCAGATGAAGAAATTGGTCGAGGTCCTCATAAATTTGATGTTGAAAAATTTGATGCAAAATACGCATACACTATGGATGGCGGACCTCTAGGGGAACTTCAATCTGAGAGTTTTAATGCTGCCAGTGCAAAAGTTAACACATATGGTACAAGTGTTCACCCAGGTTCTGCAAAAAACAAAATGGTCAATGCTTTAACAATTGCGATGATGTTTCAATCACATATGCCCGCTGATGAAGTTCCAGAAAAGACAGAGGGTTATGAAGGATTTATTCACTTAATGAATTTTAGCGGAGATGTTGAGGAAGCAAAATTATCTTACATTATTCGAGATTTTGACCGAAATAAATTCGCAGCAAAAAAAGGGTTGTTTGATGATATAGCTTCGAAAATTAAAGAACAATATGGCGAAAATGCGATTTCAGTTGAATTAAATGATCAATATTTCAACATGGGTGAAAAAATTGAACCTGTCAAAGAAATTTTAGACATTGCGCATGAAGCCATGACGAATCTATCAATTAAACCTTTAGTTCTACCAATTCGTGGAGGCACGGATGGTTCACAATTATCTTACATGGGCCTCCCTACTCCAAATATCTTTACAGGTGGCGAAAACTACCACGGAAAATATGAATACATTTCGGTTGATAACATGGAAAGAGCCACTAAAGTCATCATTGAGATGGTTCAATTGTTTGATAGACAAGCATAA
- a CDS encoding DUF3243 domain-containing protein, translating into MENIQGKVQEELNNISPQMKDEILANFSTFKSYLGDKVAMGEKFGLGDEQLAKTAEKVAGYLAKNEEPKNSEENLLLELWKSGDKVQQQALSHMLVNMVKK; encoded by the coding sequence ATGGAAAACATTCAAGGTAAAGTTCAAGAAGAGTTAAACAACATTAGCCCTCAGATGAAGGATGAAATTTTAGCGAATTTTTCTACCTTTAAATCTTATTTGGGCGATAAAGTAGCAATGGGTGAAAAATTTGGCCTTGGTGATGAGCAATTGGCCAAGACAGCTGAAAAAGTGGCTGGCTATTTAGCAAAAAATGAAGAGCCAAAAAACAGTGAAGAAAATTTATTACTGGAACTATGGAAGTCTGGCGATAAAGTTCAACAGCAGGCTTTATCTCATATGTTAGTGAATATGGTAAAAAAATAA
- a CDS encoding DMT family transporter, with protein sequence MREIGIGVLASLFFAVTFILNRSMELSGGSWMWSASLRYFFMVPFLLVIVILRSGLKPLLVEMKSRPVSWFSWSFVGFVLFYAPLTYAAAYGPGWLISGTWQVTIIAGVLLTPLFLITIKTSDGIRIIRHQIPKVSLAISMMILVGIVLIQVPHANEVSTSTLLLGTLPVVVAAFAYPLGNRKMMEVCGGRLDTFSRVLGMTLATIPVWILLSLYAFWTVGLPSMMQVFQSFIVGVSSGVIATTLFFMATDRVRNHQGKLAAVEATLALQIIFVIIGEMMLLGLPLPEPLAFIGLAITVIGIFLHSFYTRTI encoded by the coding sequence TTGAGAGAAATAGGTATTGGAGTTTTAGCATCCTTATTTTTTGCTGTGACGTTTATATTAAATCGTTCGATGGAATTATCCGGAGGAAGTTGGATGTGGAGTGCTTCTTTACGCTACTTCTTCATGGTTCCTTTCTTACTAGTTATTGTCATACTTCGAAGTGGTTTAAAACCCCTTTTAGTTGAGATGAAAAGCCGACCTGTCTCATGGTTTAGTTGGAGTTTTGTTGGTTTCGTATTGTTTTACGCACCTCTTACATATGCTGCGGCCTATGGTCCCGGCTGGCTAATTTCGGGAACATGGCAAGTAACAATTATTGCTGGTGTTTTATTAACCCCTTTATTTTTAATAACGATAAAAACTTCTGATGGGATACGGATAATTCGACATCAGATTCCTAAAGTTTCACTTGCGATATCCATGATGATATTAGTTGGAATTGTACTAATTCAAGTTCCTCATGCCAATGAAGTTTCGACTAGCACATTGTTACTTGGGACACTGCCCGTTGTTGTAGCAGCATTTGCTTACCCACTTGGCAATCGTAAAATGATGGAAGTATGCGGAGGAAGACTTGATACATTTAGCCGAGTATTAGGTATGACTTTGGCAACGATTCCAGTGTGGATCTTGCTTTCTTTGTATGCTTTTTGGACAGTCGGACTTCCTTCAATGATGCAAGTTTTTCAAAGTTTCATCGTCGGGGTCAGCTCAGGAGTAATTGCAACAACATTGTTTTTCATGGCAACAGATCGCGTTCGTAATCACCAGGGAAAACTCGCTGCTGTAGAAGCTACACTAGCCCTGCAAATCATATTTGTAATTATAGGTGAAATGATGTTACTTGGTCTCCCCTTGCCTGAACCTCTTGCATTTATTGGTTTAGCCATTACTGTAATTGGTATTTTTTTGCATAGTTTTTATACGAGAACCATTTAA
- a CDS encoding iron ABC transporter permease, whose amino-acid sequence MFRKNGSKSFVYLTGGFFLLVLLSLIHLTQGQADYTVRELFTEAWVPGRIQDILLSFRLPRLVIGILAGGALAVSGAILQTLTNNPLASPGTLGINAGAFFFVVLSTIFFPSFLGGIPFVTALCGATLSSVMVIMLAGKQMEPVRVALTGMIIALLFASLTGSLQLLFENKTNGLFLWGSGTLIQLNWEGVQFAAPMILIAFIAALALSKSLDIYSLGEDIATSLGQNVRIIKLATWAVAILLAAVTVSVVGPIGFIGLMAPHIVRMLGVKGHLWIIFHSFLWGSVMLIGADVMGRFIQPGQEVPVGAMTALIGGPWLLYLAWKTAKTHHRGDRQMGGTLKPIKLPLVVITLSSIITIVFVLALSFNGVEWSLNWMKPAIWDFRVPRVITAFIVGVMLAITGVLLQGVLRNPLADASVLGVTSMGGAGAMLLLVMFPAIPVEYMPLGAIIGASLALAIILFTSWKSNFQPMLVALIGIAISAFGSAATQVFVVKAKLAVAAALVWLSGSTYAKGWDDVQLALILLGLFIGPAIYVTRSLDTLTFGDDVASGLGLSVRNARVGAMVIGVAISTAGVALVGTIGFVGLVAPHIARRLVGFRHLPLLVASGLIGGLLLVTADFIGRIVIVPKDIPSGLVVALIGTPYLLYLLKKMK is encoded by the coding sequence ATGTTTCGGAAAAATGGGAGTAAGTCCTTTGTCTATTTGACAGGGGGCTTTTTCCTGCTTGTTCTGCTATCTCTTATTCACTTAACGCAAGGCCAAGCCGATTATACGGTGCGTGAGCTTTTTACTGAAGCATGGGTACCCGGGCGAATCCAAGATATATTGTTGTCATTTCGGTTACCACGTCTAGTTATTGGGATTCTTGCAGGGGGAGCACTCGCAGTTTCCGGAGCTATTTTACAAACTTTGACGAATAACCCACTAGCATCCCCAGGTACATTAGGCATAAATGCCGGAGCTTTTTTCTTCGTTGTATTATCAACGATTTTCTTTCCATCATTTTTAGGGGGAATACCATTTGTAACGGCATTATGTGGAGCCACACTTTCTTCAGTAATGGTGATTATGTTGGCAGGAAAACAAATGGAACCAGTACGCGTAGCTTTAACAGGGATGATTATTGCCTTACTATTCGCCTCACTGACAGGATCTCTACAATTGTTATTTGAAAATAAAACTAATGGATTATTTTTATGGGGGTCAGGTACACTCATTCAATTAAACTGGGAAGGTGTACAGTTTGCAGCTCCAATGATTTTAATTGCATTTATAGCTGCTCTCGCCCTATCAAAGTCACTAGATATTTACTCCCTTGGAGAGGATATTGCCACATCACTCGGGCAAAATGTACGCATAATTAAGTTAGCAACATGGGCAGTCGCCATTTTACTTGCTGCTGTGACGGTAAGTGTTGTTGGACCTATTGGTTTTATTGGTTTAATGGCACCTCATATCGTTCGTATGCTTGGCGTAAAAGGCCACCTTTGGATAATTTTCCATTCATTTTTATGGGGGAGCGTCATGTTGATCGGAGCAGATGTAATGGGACGCTTTATTCAACCAGGACAAGAAGTACCAGTGGGAGCTATGACAGCACTAATCGGAGGACCATGGTTGCTTTATTTAGCTTGGAAAACAGCGAAAACACATCATCGTGGTGACAGACAAATGGGTGGTACATTAAAGCCGATAAAACTCCCACTCGTTGTTATTACTTTAAGTTCTATTATAACGATTGTATTTGTATTGGCCTTATCTTTTAATGGGGTAGAATGGTCATTAAATTGGATGAAGCCAGCTATTTGGGATTTCAGGGTCCCACGCGTTATCACAGCATTCATTGTCGGTGTCATGCTCGCTATTACAGGTGTCCTATTGCAAGGTGTATTGAGAAACCCACTTGCAGATGCTAGTGTTTTAGGCGTTACTTCAATGGGCGGGGCAGGGGCAATGTTATTACTTGTGATGTTCCCGGCTATACCAGTAGAATATATGCCTCTTGGTGCAATAATAGGCGCAAGTTTAGCATTAGCAATCATCCTATTTACTTCTTGGAAGAGTAATTTCCAACCAATGTTGGTGGCATTAATCGGAATTGCAATTTCTGCATTTGGTTCTGCAGCAACGCAAGTATTTGTTGTGAAAGCAAAGTTAGCAGTTGCAGCTGCACTTGTGTGGTTATCTGGTAGTACATATGCTAAAGGATGGGACGATGTACAGCTTGCTTTAATATTGTTGGGTTTATTTATAGGTCCTGCTATTTATGTTACTCGCAGCTTAGATACGTTAACTTTTGGAGACGATGTAGCATCAGGCCTTGGTTTGTCGGTTCGTAATGCAAGGGTAGGAGCTATGGTTATTGGTGTAGCAATTAGTACTGCTGGAGTTGCACTAGTAGGAACTATTGGTTTTGTTGGACTAGTTGCACCGCATATTGCACGACGTCTAGTTGGGTTCAGACATTTACCATTACTAGTCGCGTCAGGTTTAATAGGTGGTTTATTACTAGTGACTGCAGACTTTATAGGTCGTATTGTTATCGTACCAAAAGACATTCCAAGTGGACTCGTTGTTGCACTAATTGGAACACCGTATCTGCTTTATTTACTTAAGAAGATGAAATAA
- a CDS encoding ABC transporter substrate-binding protein: MKRLSIFVLILTLFTFLLAACGGEEETKEETPVETGTEEAITIQGANGEVTLDEPAKKIVVLEWTYAENLLALGIQPAGMADIQGYAEYVNIEPQLDTTVIDVGGRQEPNLEAIAAIDPDLIIGVSFRHDAMLADLEGIAPTVIFNPYPEDESIDLYQEMESTFNEMAKAVGKEAEAEKVLADLEEVYVEKAAEVESAQLKTKDTILTLAYTGTAAPEIRVFTPNSMASIIIEKIGLTNVHQPEQFEIFGSTTFNVEGLTKYENANYMFTVPDIDNIYENQLKGNAVWENLAFVKEDRMYDLGAATWLYGGPLSAKTLVNQITDVLVNK, translated from the coding sequence ATGAAACGTTTATCAATTTTTGTACTTATTTTAACACTTTTCACATTTCTACTTGCTGCATGTGGCGGAGAAGAAGAGACAAAAGAAGAAACACCAGTAGAAACAGGCACAGAAGAAGCTATTACGATTCAAGGTGCAAACGGTGAAGTAACATTAGATGAGCCAGCAAAAAAGATCGTTGTACTTGAGTGGACGTATGCTGAGAATTTATTAGCACTTGGAATTCAACCAGCAGGAATGGCCGATATTCAAGGTTATGCTGAATATGTAAATATTGAACCTCAATTAGATACTACTGTTATAGATGTCGGTGGTCGACAAGAGCCGAACTTAGAAGCAATCGCTGCAATTGATCCAGATTTAATTATCGGTGTTAGCTTCCGTCATGATGCTATGTTAGCAGATTTAGAAGGAATTGCTCCAACAGTCATTTTCAATCCATATCCAGAAGATGAAAGTATTGACCTGTATCAAGAAATGGAATCAACATTTAATGAAATGGCTAAAGCTGTAGGGAAAGAAGCTGAAGCAGAAAAAGTATTGGCAGACTTAGAGGAAGTATATGTAGAAAAGGCAGCTGAAGTTGAATCTGCACAATTAAAAACAAAAGATACTATTTTAACATTAGCTTATACAGGAACTGCTGCTCCAGAAATTCGTGTATTTACACCAAACTCAATGGCTTCCATCATCATAGAGAAAATTGGCTTAACAAATGTACATCAACCGGAACAATTCGAAATCTTTGGTTCTACTACATTTAATGTAGAAGGTTTAACTAAATATGAAAATGCAAACTATATGTTCACAGTCCCTGATATAGACAATATTTATGAAAACCAACTTAAAGGGAATGCCGTTTGGGAAAACCTTGCATTTGTTAAAGAAGATCGTATGTATGATTTAGGTGCTGCTACGTGGTTGTATGGAGGACCATTATCAGCAAAAACACTTGTTAATCAAATAACAGATGTTTTGGTAAATAAATAA
- a CDS encoding ABC transporter ATP-binding protein — MFTAIKTESLSIGYTDQLLFENLDLHIPRGEISVFVGSNGCGKSTLLRSIARLLKPTNGSVLLDGKDVHRMSSKDVAKKMGILPQSPVSPEGLSVYDLVKQGRYPHQSWLKRWTEEDTEKVEAAMEATRISDLRERAVDTLSGGQRQRAWIAMTLAQDTEVILLDEPTTYLDMTHQIEILDLLFELNEKKNRTIVMVLHDLNLASRYAHNIIAIKDGKVHEQGKPEDIITCDLVRSVFGMECQVSKDPMFGTPHCIPFGRGRCVVPELRASTGS, encoded by the coding sequence ATGTTTACTGCTATTAAAACTGAATCCCTATCAATTGGATACACGGATCAATTATTATTTGAGAACTTGGATTTACATATACCTCGTGGAGAAATTTCTGTTTTTGTTGGTAGTAACGGTTGCGGCAAGTCAACACTTCTTCGTTCGATTGCACGCCTATTAAAACCAACAAACGGTTCTGTACTATTAGATGGAAAAGATGTACATCGTATGTCTTCTAAAGACGTAGCGAAAAAAATGGGCATTTTACCACAATCTCCGGTTTCACCCGAAGGCTTATCGGTTTATGATTTAGTGAAACAAGGTCGTTACCCTCACCAATCTTGGTTAAAGCGCTGGACAGAAGAAGATACTGAAAAAGTGGAAGCAGCAATGGAAGCAACTCGCATTAGCGATTTACGTGAACGTGCGGTTGATACATTATCAGGCGGTCAACGTCAACGGGCTTGGATTGCCATGACACTTGCACAGGACACCGAAGTCATCTTACTCGACGAACCAACAACTTACTTGGATATGACACACCAAATAGAAATCTTAGATTTATTGTTTGAATTAAACGAGAAAAAAAATCGCACTATTGTAATGGTGTTACATGATTTGAATTTAGCATCTCGTTATGCACACAATATCATTGCTATTAAAGATGGGAAAGTTCATGAGCAAGGTAAACCAGAAGATATCATTACCTGTGATTTAGTCCGTTCTGTATTTGGAATGGAGTGCCAAGTTTCTAAAGATCCAATGTTTGGTACCCCTCATTGCATTCCTTTTGGACGAGGACGTTGTGTTGTACCTGAATTACGTGCTTCTACAGGATCTTAA